One genomic segment of Paenibacillus sp. FSL H8-0332 includes these proteins:
- a CDS encoding BMP family ABC transporter substrate-binding protein, whose amino-acid sequence MKKFYQLSLVMVMAFTVILAGCGNNNSANSGSNAGTATTAPTDAAAATEAPAATDAPKAVKLGLVTDVGGVNDKSFNQSSWEALEAMEKDFGAEIKYLQSKSNADYEPNLNQFVKGGYDLTWGIGFDLGDAVLKVAKENPNANLAIIDSVVDAPNVESVTFAENEGSFLVGVVAGMTTKTNKVGFIGGMESPVIKRFEVGFKAGVEAVNPTAKVTITYAGAYDKPDTGKSLAATLYDAGNDIIFPAAGATGNGVFNEAKSRNKAGGSKVWVIGVDKDQSLEFGDDVTLTSMIKRVDEAVKKVSQQVVDGTFKGGTTTVLSLKDNGVGLPETSKANVSADILAKVDEYSKQIIDGTIVVPSK is encoded by the coding sequence ATGAAGAAGTTTTACCAACTATCTTTGGTTATGGTTATGGCCTTCACTGTCATTCTGGCAGGTTGCGGTAACAATAACAGCGCTAATTCCGGCTCCAATGCTGGAACAGCAACTACTGCACCAACAGACGCAGCTGCAGCAACTGAAGCACCCGCAGCAACTGATGCTCCTAAGGCTGTCAAGCTTGGTCTCGTAACTGACGTAGGCGGCGTTAATGACAAGTCCTTTAACCAGTCTTCCTGGGAAGCACTGGAAGCTATGGAGAAGGATTTCGGCGCTGAGATCAAATACCTGCAGAGTAAATCCAACGCAGACTACGAGCCTAACCTTAACCAGTTCGTTAAAGGCGGTTATGACCTCACTTGGGGTATCGGCTTCGACCTTGGCGATGCCGTACTGAAGGTTGCCAAAGAGAACCCGAATGCTAACCTTGCGATCATCGACAGTGTAGTGGACGCTCCTAACGTTGAATCTGTAACCTTTGCCGAGAATGAAGGCTCCTTCCTGGTGGGTGTTGTTGCTGGCATGACAACCAAAACCAACAAAGTCGGTTTCATCGGCGGTATGGAAAGCCCGGTTATCAAACGTTTCGAAGTGGGCTTCAAAGCCGGCGTAGAAGCAGTTAACCCTACTGCAAAAGTAACTATCACTTATGCAGGTGCTTATGACAAGCCTGATACTGGTAAATCCCTGGCTGCAACGCTGTATGATGCCGGCAACGACATTATCTTCCCTGCTGCAGGCGCAACAGGCAACGGCGTATTCAACGAAGCGAAATCCCGTAACAAAGCCGGCGGCAGCAAAGTATGGGTTATCGGCGTTGACAAAGACCAGTCCCTGGAATTTGGCGATGATGTAACTCTGACTTCCATGATCAAACGTGTTGACGAAGCGGTTAAGAAAGTTTCCCAACAGGTTGTTGATGGTACCTTCAAAGGCGGAACTACAACCGTTCTTAGTCTGAAAGACAACGGTGTAGGCCTTCCTGAAACATCCAAAGCTAACGTTTCCGCTGATATTCTGGCTAAGGTTGACGAATACAGCAAACAAATCATTGATGGAACAATCGTTGTTCCTTCCAAGTAA